Proteins from one Streptomyces rubradiris genomic window:
- a CDS encoding NAD(P)H-binding protein: protein MSVLVTGAYGGVGSHVVAGLLSAGVPVRGTSRTPRTGESPDGAEMVRLDLDEPETWPAALDGVKKVFLYAHADRVADFAGAARAAGVEHIVLLSSAAVVDPATRHSRSAVMHSAVEEALRESGIAWTFLRPTTFATKQLHLAPAIRSGEVLRIPFLQAPTASIHERDIADAAVCALTGAGHEGKGYWLTGPQALTQQEHIEVIAAVTGRPIEVVDLDPEDAEPKLPEFFIRIMTELMNNPCVVTPAVEEITGVPARPFRQWAEDHIKDFN, encoded by the coding sequence TTGTCCGTTCTTGTCACTGGTGCGTACGGCGGTGTCGGCAGCCATGTGGTGGCCGGGCTGCTGTCTGCCGGAGTCCCGGTCCGCGGGACCAGCCGGACGCCGCGCACCGGCGAGTCTCCGGATGGTGCCGAGATGGTCCGCCTCGACCTGGACGAGCCGGAGACCTGGCCGGCGGCGCTCGACGGCGTCAAGAAGGTCTTCCTGTACGCCCATGCGGACCGTGTCGCCGATTTCGCCGGTGCGGCGCGGGCTGCCGGGGTGGAGCACATCGTGCTGCTGTCCTCGGCCGCCGTGGTCGATCCCGCCACCCGGCACAGCCGCAGCGCGGTGATGCACTCCGCGGTGGAGGAAGCGCTCCGGGAATCCGGGATCGCCTGGACGTTCCTGCGTCCCACCACCTTCGCCACGAAGCAGCTTCACCTGGCGCCGGCGATCCGGTCCGGGGAAGTACTGCGGATTCCCTTCCTGCAAGCCCCCACCGCGTCGATCCACGAACGCGACATCGCCGACGCGGCGGTCTGCGCGCTGACCGGTGCCGGGCACGAGGGGAAGGGGTACTGGCTGACCGGGCCGCAGGCCCTGACGCAGCAGGAGCACATCGAGGTGATCGCAGCGGTGACCGGGCGGCCGATCGAGGTGGTCGACCTGGATCCCGAGGACGCCGAGCCCAAGCTCCCGGAGTTCTTCATCCGGATCATGACCGAACTCATGAACAATCCGTGCGTCGTGACACCCGCCGTCGAGGAGATCACCGGAGTGCCGGCCCGCCCGTTCCGGCAGTGGGCCGAGGACCACATCAAGGACTTCAACTGA
- a CDS encoding NADPH-dependent F420 reductase has translation MTGFLIPDAPLPSARHLRLAIVGPDDCWAAALVEAFATVGRTVERLSLEELAPARTRAHQADVAFLTIRTSQMPSLVPRLGDALKGVVTVICTTSLQHDESGYFMQPVHGGSATGLASELLPGSRVVGAFQQFGPSHLALAGMGVFETDVPVIGDDREACDVVEELIDEFRGLEPVYAGGLKTAAAIEGLAALVGEATAGIGRPVGFRLSSGGIKILD, from the coding sequence ATGACCGGATTCCTCATCCCGGACGCGCCGCTGCCTTCGGCACGGCACCTCAGGCTGGCGATCGTCGGGCCTGACGACTGCTGGGCTGCCGCTCTGGTGGAGGCGTTCGCCACGGTAGGACGCACCGTCGAGCGGCTCTCCCTTGAGGAGTTGGCGCCGGCCAGAACGCGAGCACACCAGGCCGACGTGGCGTTCCTGACCATCCGCACCTCCCAGATGCCGTCGCTGGTCCCCCGGTTGGGCGACGCGCTGAAGGGCGTCGTCACGGTGATATGCACGACATCGCTTCAGCATGACGAGAGCGGCTACTTCATGCAGCCCGTACACGGCGGGAGCGCCACCGGACTGGCAAGTGAGCTTCTTCCCGGCTCCCGGGTCGTCGGAGCCTTTCAGCAGTTCGGTCCCAGCCATCTGGCACTTGCCGGCATGGGCGTTTTCGAGACCGACGTCCCCGTCATCGGAGACGACCGCGAGGCCTGTGACGTCGTGGAGGAACTGATCGACGAGTTCCGCGGACTTGAGCCGGTCTACGCCGGCGGACTGAAAACCGCCGCCGCAATCGAGGGTCTGGCGGCGTTGGTAGGAGAGGCCACCGCCGGCATCGGACGGCCGGTCGGATTCCGTCTCAGCTCAGGAGGCATCAAAATCCTCGACTGA
- a CDS encoding ANL family adenylate-forming protein codes for MSTTHVHYVQQLLTHFDADPDRLAVVSGEVPFSAGELADAVRRAAAAMGRHGVGRGDVVCILTEPNTAATLILQWAANLVGATAAHMRWVDPAGPEDELRAELQRALAADTGVRMLAVDPANEARARELLVNATGRPVLAVLGAGQPDTVDVSAGCGDGVGPCADITDGDVAVITQTRLPSGRNGLCWTFGVRNDMLSAAPSLPSTAGASATGPTTLLITAPLIHTDVFTAEDTLVTGGMVVLHPGFDAAAVLRAIAQHRVGRLMLGAPQLDALAEHPDRAATDLSSLTELIYTGSPGAPLKLRKAREIFGPVLIQVYGTTETGVLTMLPPGDHDDLRACSSVGRPVDPGALSIRHPDTGAVLPVGEVGEVCAVPRWPTAGYWHEPALTAALVRDGWVRTGDLGHLDTDGYLHLTGRLANMMKVKGIRIHPEQVEKVLRQAPGVSQAAVCGVEDADRVEHIYAAVVPEPGADPDPRELRRHVAEALSDTYVPRLIDIRRKLPTTGWGKPDRVRLRADARAALTRPAPQA; via the coding sequence ATGAGTACCACGCATGTGCATTATGTTCAGCAGCTGCTGACTCATTTCGATGCCGATCCGGATCGCCTTGCCGTGGTCAGCGGGGAAGTCCCCTTCTCGGCCGGGGAGCTGGCCGACGCCGTTCGCCGGGCCGCGGCCGCGATGGGCCGCCACGGCGTCGGCCGCGGTGACGTCGTCTGCATCCTGACCGAGCCGAACACCGCGGCCACGCTGATCCTGCAGTGGGCGGCCAACCTGGTGGGGGCGACCGCCGCGCACATGCGCTGGGTGGACCCGGCCGGGCCCGAGGACGAGTTGCGCGCGGAGCTGCAGCGCGCCCTGGCCGCGGATACCGGTGTCCGGATGCTGGCGGTCGACCCGGCCAACGAGGCGCGGGCGCGGGAGCTGCTGGTGAACGCGACCGGTCGGCCGGTCCTGGCCGTACTGGGCGCAGGGCAGCCGGACACGGTGGATGTGAGCGCCGGTTGCGGTGACGGAGTGGGCCCGTGCGCGGACATCACCGACGGCGACGTCGCGGTGATCACCCAGACCAGGCTGCCGAGCGGACGGAACGGCCTCTGCTGGACCTTCGGGGTCAGGAACGACATGCTCTCGGCCGCACCGTCCCTGCCCTCCACGGCCGGCGCGAGCGCGACCGGCCCGACGACCCTCCTGATCACCGCACCGCTCATCCACACCGACGTGTTCACCGCGGAGGACACGCTCGTCACCGGCGGCATGGTCGTCCTGCATCCCGGCTTCGACGCGGCGGCCGTGCTGCGTGCGATCGCGCAGCACCGCGTCGGCCGGCTCATGCTCGGCGCTCCGCAACTGGACGCACTGGCCGAGCACCCGGACCGGGCGGCCACCGACCTGTCCAGCCTGACCGAGCTGATCTACACCGGCAGCCCCGGGGCACCGCTCAAGCTGCGCAAGGCCCGGGAAATCTTCGGCCCCGTACTGATCCAGGTCTACGGCACGACCGAGACCGGAGTGCTCACCATGCTCCCCCCCGGCGACCACGACGACCTGCGCGCCTGCTCCAGCGTGGGCCGGCCGGTCGACCCCGGGGCGCTCAGCATCCGGCACCCCGACACCGGCGCGGTGCTGCCCGTCGGCGAGGTCGGCGAGGTCTGCGCGGTTCCACGCTGGCCCACGGCCGGCTACTGGCACGAGCCGGCGCTCACCGCGGCACTCGTCCGCGACGGCTGGGTGCGCACCGGCGACCTCGGGCACCTCGACACCGACGGCTACCTGCACCTGACCGGCCGGCTCGCGAACATGATGAAGGTCAAGGGAATCCGCATCCACCCCGAGCAGGTGGAGAAGGTGCTCAGGCAGGCCCCGGGCGTGTCCCAGGCCGCCGTATGCGGGGTCGAGGACGCCGACCGGGTGGAGCACATCTACGCCGCCGTCGTGCCCGAGCCCGGCGCCGACCCGGATCCCCGGGAACTGCGCCGTCACGTCGCCGAGGCACTGTCCGACACCTACGTCCCCCGCCTGATCGACATTCGCCGGAAACTGCCGACGACCGGCTGGGGCAAACC